In Vicinamibacterales bacterium, the following proteins share a genomic window:
- a CDS encoding 2,3,4,5-tetrahydropyridine-2,6-dicarboxylate N-succinyltransferase, giving the protein MTTAVLEETVERLAAAGAEAPREEARQAFAALRAALSDGTVRAAEPDASAPGGWKVNAWVKRGILLGFRFGDIIDMSADHGRWPFFDKDTLPLKAIGAWSAVRVVPGGSTIRDGAWLGRGVICMPPMFVNIGAYVGDETLIDSHALVGSCAQIGSRVHLSAAAQIGGVIEPVGALPVIVEDDVLVGGNCGVYEGTIVKRRAVLAAGTILTASTPLYDLPNDRIVEPVAGQPLIVPEAAVVVPGTRPVTSGKGREWGLSIAAPIIVKYRDERTSARTALESWIR; this is encoded by the coding sequence GTGACGACAGCCGTGCTCGAAGAGACCGTCGAGCGGCTTGCGGCGGCCGGCGCCGAGGCGCCGCGCGAGGAGGCGCGCCAGGCATTCGCGGCCCTGCGCGCGGCCCTGTCGGACGGCACGGTGCGCGCCGCGGAGCCGGATGCCTCGGCCCCCGGCGGGTGGAAAGTGAACGCCTGGGTCAAGCGCGGCATCCTGCTCGGATTCCGCTTCGGGGACATCATCGACATGTCGGCGGATCACGGGCGCTGGCCGTTCTTCGACAAGGACACGCTGCCGCTGAAAGCGATCGGCGCGTGGTCGGCGGTCCGCGTCGTGCCGGGAGGATCGACGATTCGCGACGGCGCATGGCTCGGACGCGGCGTGATCTGCATGCCGCCGATGTTCGTCAACATCGGCGCCTACGTCGGCGACGAGACGCTGATCGACTCGCACGCGCTGGTCGGGTCGTGCGCGCAGATCGGATCGCGGGTGCACCTGAGCGCGGCGGCGCAGATCGGCGGCGTGATCGAGCCGGTCGGCGCGCTGCCCGTGATCGTCGAGGACGACGTGCTGGTCGGCGGCAATTGCGGCGTCTACGAAGGGACCATCGTCAAGCGCCGGGCGGTGCTCGCCGCGGGCACGATTCTGACGGCGTCGACGCCCCTCTACGACCTGCCGAACGATCGCATCGTGGAGCCGGTGGCGGGCCAGCCGCTGATCGTTCCGGAAGCGGCGGTGGTGGTGCCGGGAACCCGGCCGGTGACGTCAGGCAAGGGGCGCGAGTGGGGGCTGTCGATCGCCGCGCCGATCATCGTGAAATATCGCGACGAGAGGACTTCGGCGAGGACCGCGCTCGAATCATGGATACGCTAG